From the genome of Pseudomonas helvetica:
ATGAGTTTTTCCTGGCCGAGAATCTGCGTTGAAAGAAAGGTTCGCAGCGCAAGCAGCGCTTCACGATGTTCCATCGATGACTGTTCCTGGAGAGGGTGAGCAAAGGCGTTCGAATAACGCCAGGGCTGGGGGCGTTACTTTAATCCATCGCAGGGGGTGGAGACTAACGGCGATCAGGGATTTTTTGGGTTTTGTGGGTTGGTTTGGGGGATATTCAGGTTTTTTGCTGTGCAGAGCCTGAATCAGCGCTGTTTTGCGCGCGACCTGTGGGCGCATGGTTTGCCGGCGATGGGGATCTTACGGCTGCCATCGCTGGCAAACCGTGCGCCTACGGTTCGCAAATCTTCCTGACAGTCACCAACGCATCCGCACCCCGAGGCTGCCGATCAATCCATACAAGTCGTTGTTGACGCTCGCGCTGTTGTAATCGCCGCTGACATACAGGCTGACAGAGGGCGTGACCCTGGCCACCAGGCCCAGTCCCAGTTCAATCGAGGACGCGTTCCGGCTGCTGCTGAGCTTGTCGACCTGACCCAGGGTCACGGTGTCGGTAGTATTGACCGTATGCCAGAAGTTGGTACGAACATAGGGTTCGATCGGCAGGCCCTTGATGTCATAACTGCCTTTCAAGCTTGCACCGACCCTGCCGCTCCAGGACGTCAGGTCGGTGGATGAGGCATTGCCGCTACCGGCATACGGGGTGTCCAGACTAATACGCTGGTTGATCAATTCGGCCTGAGGTTCGATTACCCAGTTCTCGCTGATGCCGATGGGGAATCCGCCTTGCACCGAGAGGGTCATTGCGCTGCCCTCGGCAGCTTGGCGCTGGCCCTGATCATTGAGGCTGTAGCCATTGACCCGACCACCGCTGGCGGTCAAATCCACGTGCCAGCCGTTTGCGCCGGTCAGGCTCCAATAGGCGCCAAGATTGGGGCCTTGCACGTTGAGGGTGTTATTCGGGTCGACAATGGCAGAGCTGACCAGGCCATTGCCATTGCCCTGAAACTGGTTTGTACCGCCCATCAGGCCAACACGCTGAGTGCTGCCGCCGCTGCTTTGCAGGGTAATCAACGCCGGGCCCTTGAGTTCCGAACCGCTCATGCCAGAAAACGGTGAGCCGAGGACGTCGCGCTCTGCACTCCTGGCAGGCTGGCCATAAACCCGATCCCAGGCAGAAGGAGCGGCTTGCTCGACTGTCAGCAACTGGTTATCAAGACGGGGATTGCGGATGAAGCGGATGCTGTTACTCGTATCAGGCGTCGGCAGGGCGAGCGCCGGGACATCTTGCTGATACCAGGGCATCGCCTCGTTCTCGGTGGGGGACGCCTGAACCTCCATGGATGTGCACAGCAACAACGAAGTGGAAACGGTGTACAGGGCGATTTTGATCTCGTGTTGGATGAGGGAGGTGTTCATGGAGGTCTACCTTGCAATCGCATGCCATGACTCTGTTTGGCGTCTCTCCTACCCAAATGAGGGGCGACCGATTTCATTGAGGCAAGACCCGACGGCCCGCTTCAGCGGGTTTTCGAGGCGTGCCCCAGGAGGTATTTCCGGGGGTAGTAACGTTTAGCTAAGAAGACCGTTGGCGTTGCGTCAAGAAATTGAACGATGAGTGGTATGAATAATTTAGACGTTGCAACTGACTGATTTTTGGCAATTATCTAAGTTGTTGTTTATTAGAGGGAGACGGATGCATCGGCTGAAAATCAGCATTTTGAACGGGCCAAGGCATCACTTCTTTCGCATTCACACAAAAACTATTTCATAGGGCTGACGCATCCGCTCCAGGAAAACCCTGGGCAGTTTCGGCGCGATGCCGATCTCCGGTTCACCGTTCAGCTGGCTGGCGTACGCATGGGTGGCGTGGCATTTGCGTGCAACGGTCCAGGTGTCGAGGCGAACCTTGCGGGCGCGGTGCCAGGGAATCTGCCCATGATCGCGGGCAGGCCAGTGCCAGGCCCAGACCGGCACTTCATTGAAACTCGCGCCCACCATGAGGGCGGCTTTTGCGCTGGCTCGACCTACCGTGTCATGGTCGATGATGCCGTCCTCGCTCCAGGTGCTGAACACCACATCACCCGGTCGCAGGTAGCGTGCGATGAATTGCGTCAATTGGAGTTCACGCTCGGCCAGCCCGTTGTCGGTGAAACCGCCGCGAATCCATTTCAGGCTATGCATGGGCAAACCGAGGCGACGCAGGGCTTCGACGCTTTCCTGTGGGCGGAACACACTCAGGCGCTTCTCCGACCACAGGTTCGAGCCTGGATGACCGGCGCTGCCATCGGTGATCGAGATCAATTGCAGGGGGTGGCCGAGGGTGGCGAACAACTGCAGCAGGCCACCGCAGGTCACGACTTCATCACCCGGATGTGGTGCGATCACCACCGCGCGAGCGCCGGCAGGGATAAGGGTAGAGGTGCTGATGACGGGAATATTGTCCAGTTGCCGGGCAGTGTTCCAGATCTGCACAGGCAAGCTGCTGTCGAAGAGAGTGCTGGATTTCATGGCGATACGTCCTTGTTCTGGTGTGCCGTCACACCAGGGCACAGCGCTCCAAACCCTGGGTTGCTGCGAGCAGAGTATTGCTCATAGATCACCATTCGTCGCCCCGTCACCTCCCTGACGAGCGTTTTTTATGAAGTGGCTTGCTAAAGCACTGCTGATGAGGCGGGCAATTGCGTTTCAGTCTTGCTCCTCATGCTGCAACTCGAACAACAGCAACGAGCGTCCGGTTACCGAATATTGATGATTGAAGTCGAACCGCTCCTGGCCCTGAATCGAGGGTTGGTTGGTGTCAATCATGCAGGTCCAGAATCCGCCGTCAGGCACTTCCGGTAGCCGAAAATTGACAATGTCGTGATGCGCGTTAACCACCAGCAGCAAGGTAGCGTCGGCGCCTTTGCGACGGATTCCGGTTTCCTGGGCGCGTCCATCGAGCAACATGCCCAGGCATCGCCCGTGGCTATCCTGCCATTGCTCGGTGGACATTTCGCTGCCGTCGGGCGCCAGCCAGGTGACGTCCTTGACGCCAATATCCTCGTTGTAATTGCCCACCAGAAAACGTCCGCGCCGCAGGATCGGATAGGCCAGACGCAGCTTGATCAGGCGTTTGACGAATTTGAGCAAGGCCTTGCCGTCTTCGCTCAGGTCCCAGTTGACCCAGCCAATTTCGCTGTCCTGACAGTAGGCATTGTTGTTGCCGTATTGGGTTCGGGCAAATTCGTCACCGGCCACGAGCATCGGTGTGCCTTGGGCCAACAGCAGGGTGGCGAAGAAATTACGCAACTGCCGCTGGCGCAGCGCATTGATCTCGGGATCGACGGTGGGGCCCTCAACGCCGTGATTCCAGGACAGGTTGTGATTACTACCGTCCTGATTTTCTTCGTCGTTGGCTTCGTTGTGCTTTTCGTTGTAGGAAACGAGGTCATTCAAGGTGAAGCCGTCATGGGCGGTGACGAAGTTCATCGAGGCGTAGGGACGGCGGCCGCGTTGATTGAACATCTCACCCGATGCCGTCATGCGTGCGGCGAAGTCGGCGAGCTGGCCGTCATCGCCTTTCCAGAAGGCGCGTACGGTGTCGCGGAAGCGGTCGTTCCACTCGACCCAGCCCGGCGGAAAATGGCCGACCTGATAGCCACCAGGGCCAATGTCCCAAGGCTCGGCAATCAGTTTTACCTGGCGCAGAATCGGATCCTGGCGGCAGGCAACGAGGAAGCTGTGACGCTCGTCGAAACCGTCGTGGTAACGCCCGAGGATGGTCGCCAGGTCGAAGCGGAAACCGTCGACGTGCATTTCCGAGGCCCAGTAACGCAGCGAATCGGTGACCATCTGCAGCACACAGGGATGGCTCAGGTCCAGCGTGTTGCCGGTACCGGAGTCGTTGATATAGAAGCGTTTGTCATCGGGTTTCAGTCGATAGTAGGAGACATTGTCGATGCCGCGCATCGACAGGGTCGGGCCTTGTTCGTTGCCCTCGGCGGTGTGGTTGTAGACCACGTCCAGAATCACTTCAAGATTGGCTTCGTGCAGGTGCGCGACCATTTCCTTGAACTCGGCGATCTTGCCACTGGCCAGGTAACGCGGATCGGGGGCGAAGAATGCGATGCTGTTGTAGCCCCAGTAATTGGTCATGCCCTTGTGCAACAGGTGCTGGTCATTGACGAAGGCGTGTATCGGCATCAGCTCCACCGACGACACGCCAAGTTTGCGGATATGTTCCAGCAGGTCATCGACCATCAACCCGGCGAAGGTCCCGCGCAGCGCTTGCGGGACGGACGGGTGACGCATGCTGATACCGCGTACGTGAGCCTCATAAATGATCGTTCGATCCCACGGCACATTGACCCGATGGTCATGGCCCCAGGTGTGCGCGGGGTCAATGACCTTGCACTTGGGCACGAAGGGCGCACTGTCGCGCTCATCGAAACTGAGGTCGGCGTCGGGGTGGCCGATGGTGTAGCCGAACAAGGCTTCGGACCACTTCAATTTCCCCACCAACTGTTTGGCGTAGGGGTCGATCAGCAATTTGTGATGGTTGAAGCGGTGACCGTTTTGCGGGTCGTAAGGCCCATACACCCGGTAGCCGTAGATCAGCCCCGGATGAGCGTCCGGCAAGTAGCCGTGAAAGATTTCGTCGGTGTATTCCGGCAGTTCGATACGTTCGAGCTCGACTTCGCCGGCATCGTCGAACAAACACAGTTCGACCTTGGTGGCGTTAGCCGAAAATATCGCGAAGTTGACCCCCAGACCATCCCAGGTTGCACCGAGCGGGAAGGGCAAGCCTTCACGGATTCGCGAGGCCTCGACGTGAGGTTCTGGCGCGGTCTTTTTTGGCGTGGTCATCATTGCTCCTGCAATTGGGCTTGGGTGATGGCGCCGACATTGCTGGCCTCTCAAGGCCGCGCCATCCCCGAAGTGGCGAATCTGCTCGCCACGCGGTCAATCAGAGCCTGGTACTCTCAACCGGCTGGCTTACGCGGTGCTCGAGGCTTTTTTGCAGCCACAGGCTTATCGCCGGGTGGCGTTACGACCTTGGCGGTAGTAGCGGCTTTGGTTTTGGGCTTGGTCGCCGTGGGTTTGCTGGCTGCTGTTTTGCCGCTATTGGGTTTGGCGGTTCGGGCAGGCTTGGTCGGGGCCAGGGCTTCGGCTTCCGCCAGCTTGCACGCCATTTCCCAGTGGCGTGTCTCCTGGCCTTCGGGTTTCCCCTCGGACTCCCAGATCAGATAGGCAAATTCACGAATGCGTTTGTCATCGGTACTCATCGCAATGCTCCTGAGTTGAACTCAAGTCTGGATAAACAGATTGACCGGGAAATCTCCCAGCGCGGCGCTGATCAGCAATTCCTTGTGGTGTGTGACTGCACCTGTTGTAAAAAGTCCCTTCAGCTTTTCTTCGGCGGCGGTGAACGGCAGTTTGACCCGGGTGTCGCCCCAGAGCAGGGCAGGCACCTGCGGCGTGGCACTGCTTTCCAGCAGCGACGCAACCCGCACCGGCACCAGAACAATCGCCCGTTGGCCGTCGAGTTCACGGGCGAAAGCCAACACCCGCCCGGCCTGACTGCCCACCACCTGCAACGCTTGATAACGGCCCCGCTGAAACAGTTGCGGGTATCGCGCGCGTAACGCCAACGTGTGGGCGATCAACGCCTGCTTGATGCGCCCGTCACGCCAGGTGTGCAGCAACTGTCGAGTGTCCACCGGGGTGTGCAATGCCTGCTGGCGGACGCTGAAATCAACCGCTCGCCGATTGTCCGGATCCACCAGGCTGAAATCCCAGAACTCATTGCCCTGATACAGATCCGCAACCCCCGGCACCGTCATGCGCAGCAAGGTTTGCGCCAATCCATTGAGCGCACCGCCGCAGGCGATCGCTTGCGCAGCATCGGCGATGGCACTGCGTAAAGGCAGGCCTTCGGGGCTGAGCAGAAGGCGCTCGAGGAAGGCCCGCGTGGCCTGCTCATAAGGCTCGTTCGGTGCGCTCCAACTGCTCTGGAGTTTCGCTTCGCGCAGGGCTTTTTGCTGCCACTGCCGCAGTCGCTCGGTGTAGGCCGTCATCGACTGCGCGTCTTCGCAATGCAGCTCCAGCGGCCAACTGGCGAGCAAGGTCTGGTAGAGCAGCAGTTCGTCCGCGGGTGAGGGCATCGATGGATCGCAACGCAGGGCGCTGGCCCGTATTCGCCAGTCTTCGACCTGTTCGGCATACCAGGTACTGCGTTCGCTGAGTAATGCCAGGCGTGCACGGCTGTCTTCACCGCGTTTGTGGTCATGGGTGGCGCTGGCCAGCAGCGTATCCGGGAATTCGTCGAGGCGCTGGCTGCACGCCGTGTGGAAGTCGGCGAGTGGGGCGCTGAACCGCTCGGTGTTGAAGCCGACATCATTACGCGACAGCAGCACGCCTGAGCGATAGAGCGCGGTGTCTTCCACGGCTTTGGCGGCGGTCGGCGAGGTCAGTTGCTGAAAGCGCACGCAGGCGTGCTTGAGGATCTTGCGTTGACGGCCCACCGGGCGCTCGCGCCAGGGTTGCCCACCGAGCCACAGCGCCAGATAGTCGAGCACCGGCCAGTCGGCTTCGCCCAAGGTCTGGCGCGCGCCGTTCATCGCGTGCTGAAAAAACACCTGGTCTTGCGCCGAGCGCCCGCACGGGCCGATGTATGTTCGGTACACCGGGAAATGCACGATCAGTTCCTGCAATGCCCGACGAATCGCACCAAGGGTCAGGTCTCGGCTCATCAGGTCATCGCGAGCTACTTGCAGCAAGGCCTGCGCGACACTTTCGAAGTCGCCGGCCAGCGAACCGTTGAGAACTTGCTGGCGTGCCAGTTGTGCTTCCTCGATGAACGCTGCGGGCCGTTCGGTGTGTCGGCTCCACAGTTCGCCAAGGACTTGCTCGCCCTGCGGGTCGTGTTGCAGCAGCGACAACTGATTCATAAACTCATAGCCCGTGGTGCCATCGACCTGCCAATCGCGACGCAGCGTTTCACCGTCGCCGAGGATTTTTTCAATATAGATCGGTACGTGTCGCAACGGTGACAGGGCGTTCACCCTGCGCCTGAGTTTGCGGCAGTAACCCCGCGGGTCGGCGAGCCCGTCGATGTGGTCGATACGCAATCCGTCCACCAGTCCCTCGGCAATCAGCTCGAAAATTTTTGCATGGGTAGCTTCGAACACGGCCGGGCGTTCGACCCGCAGCCCGGCCAGTTCATTGATGTCGAAGAAGCGCCGCCAGTTGATGTCATCGGCCGCCGTGCGCCAACTGGCCAGGCGATAGCTTTGGCGTTCGAGCAGCTCGTGCAGACGGCTGAAACCTTCGGGTTGGCGGGAGTCATGGCGGCTGAGGTTGTGCTCGATGCAGCGCAAGATCGCCGGGTCAGACGCCAATGTGATAAGCGCTTGTTGCAAGGGGCGCGCAAGGGAATGGGCATCGCTCTGGTAGTGCAGGGTGGTGAACTGATCGGCCAATACCTTGAGTTGCAGTGCCCGTTCAACGTCGAGCGAGTCGTCAGGCTTGAGCAGTTCAGCGTAGTCGGTGGGGCAGATCGGAAAGTGGTGCTCATGGTGTTCGACATGGAAGCTGCCCCGTCCGGGATCGAAGTGCAGCGTCAGCGTGCCGTCCTGCAAGGCGCTGCCGTAATCGCTGCCCAGGAACGGCAGCAATAGCTGGCCTTCGAGCAATGGGTCTGGCGAATGCCATTGAATGTCGAAAAACTCACCATAAGGACTCAGTCGCCCCCACTCCAGCAAGTCCAGCCACCAGGGATTGTCGGCACCACCGACGGCCATGTGGTTGGACACGATGTCCAGGATCAGCCCCATGTCCTGGGCGCGCAGCGCGCTGACCAGCCGCCGCAGGGCTGCCTCGCCGCCGAGCTCGGGATTGACCCGGCTCGGGTCGACCACGTCATAGCCGTGCATCGACCCGGCCCGCGCACTCAACAGCGGCGAGGCATAGACGTGGCTGATACCTAAACCACAGAAATACGGCACCAGCGGCACGGCGTCATCCAGGGTGAAGCCCTGATGAAACTGCAGGCGCAACGTTGCCCGTACCGAGAGGGTTTGCACCTCACTCATTGATCACGCTCGGCCGCCTGAAGGCGCGCGCAAGCAAGCAGTTCCAGCCGTCGTGCCGCATCCGTATCGTCCAGCAGCACATCGCTTTCATCGGCAAAGCGCCGACGCCAGTTCGGATGACTGTCGGTGGTGCCGGGGAGGTTGGCCTGTTCATCAATGCCCAGCGCATCTTCCAGCGGCAGCAACACCAAAGGGGCGCGGGTGTGACCCAGGAAGCGCACGCTGGCGTCGAGCACCTGGTCGGTCTCGTGGGTCTCCTCGCGGAAGTTTTGCGGGTCCTGACTCAAGGCCCGACGCAAACCTTCACGCTCGCGCTGACGGTGTTCGCGCCATTGTTGTTCACCGTGGCTGTCGACCAGCCCCAAGCGGACGCTCCATTCGATGTCGCGACCATGCCACCAACCGTTGAGCGTTGGCAGGTCGTGGGTGCTGGTGGTGGCGAGTGCGTTATCCGGCCAATCAAGAATCGGTTTGAAGTGTGCCCCGTGGTCCTGCTCGAACAGCAGTACGCGCATCCCCAGGATCGAGCGGGCGATGAGTTTGTCGCGCAGGCCATCGGGCACGGTGCCGAGGTCTTCGCCGAGCACGATCGCCTGATGTCGATGGGACTCCAGCGTCACCAGACGCAACAGGTCGTCCACTGGGTAATACAGATACGCGCCGTCACTCGGCGGCGCGCCGAGGGGGATCACCCACAGCCGCTGCAAACCCATGACATGGTCGATGCGCAGACCGCCGGTATGGGCAAAATTGGCCCGCAGCATTTCGATAAACGCGCGAAACCCATTACGTATCAACCCTTCGGGGGAAAACGCAGAAATCCCCCAACCTTGCCCCGTGCGGTTGAGAATGTCCGGGGGCGCGCCGACGGTGAGGGCCGCGAGTAATTCGTCCTGACGACTCCAGGCCTGGCTGCCACCGCCATCCGCACCGACCGCCAGGTCGGCGATCAAGCCGATGCCCATGCCACTGCTACGCGCAACGGTTTGTGCGCGTTGCAAGCTGCGGGCGATCAACCATTGGCAAAAGGCGTAGAAGCCGATGCGATCTGCATTTTTCTCGGCAAATACCGTCAGTTCGACACTGCGCGGATCGCGCCAGTGCTCAGGCCACTGGCGCCAATCGAGGCTTTCGCCAAGGGCGGCACAGGCCTCCTGGAGCGCCTCGAAACGGCAGTGGTTTTCCAGGGCCTCGCCACCGTCGTGACGAAAGCTGCTGAAGTCCGCGTGCAAGGGATGATCACCCTGGGAGAACCCTTCATACAGCGCTTGCAACAATTGCTGCTTGGCTTTGGCAGCGGCGGGCCAGTCAATCAGCGGTTGCTCTTCGAGGTGTTTGAACTCGTCGGCCAATTCAGTGGCGTCGATGGCCAGGCGCAGGGCGCGTTCGCCGAGAATTTCCTCAGGTGAGGCGTATAGGCTGTTGAGAAACAAACGGCTGGAAGGCGAGTAAGGGCTGTAGCGTTGTGTGTCGTTACTGAACATCGCGTGCAACGGGCTGATCGCCAATGCATCGGCGCCGCGCTCACCGGCAACGCGGGCGAGGTTTTCCAGTGCCTGCAGGTCGCCGAAGCCGCCGTCGCCGAGGCGTCGTAGTGAATACAATTGCACACTCAGGCCCCAGGCCCGGGGTATCGGGTTGTCAACGGCAGCGGCCACGCTATGGCACTGCAAGGGGGCGACCGCGAGTGTGAAGCGTTGGCCGGCGATGCGAACCTCCTGATAGCCGATCGGGATCAGCCCCGGCAGAACCGCTTCGTCATCTAGTTTGAGGTGGAGGATCGCGCCGTCTTCCAGGTGAATCTCGCAGGGCGTTTCAGGGGCAAAGTGACGCGAGAGGTCGAGCCCGGCGCCGACGTCGACGGTCATCAGTGGCGGCAAGTGTTTGTTTTGTTGGTTCTGTTGCAGTTCTTGCAGGCTGGCGTCGATTTCCTGAGCGCTGCCGGCCGGGTGGCCGAGCCCGCTGAGGATCGCTCGTAATGCCGCCGGAGCGACTTTTTGTGGCCGACCGTTGGCGTCGATCCAGTCAACCGCCAGGCCAGCCCGGCTGGCGAGGATTTCCAGTTGCGCATCGCTCATGGACGCTCTCCAGTGGTGGGTAGC
Proteins encoded in this window:
- a CDS encoding autotransporter outer membrane beta-barrel domain-containing protein — its product is MNTSLIQHEIKIALYTVSTSLLLCTSMEVQASPTENEAMPWYQQDVPALALPTPDTSNSIRFIRNPRLDNQLLTVEQAAPSAWDRVYGQPARSAERDVLGSPFSGMSGSELKGPALITLQSSGGSTQRVGLMGGTNQFQGNGNGLVSSAIVDPNNTLNVQGPNLGAYWSLTGANGWHVDLTASGGRVNGYSLNDQGQRQAAEGSAMTLSVQGGFPIGISENWVIEPQAELINQRISLDTPYAGSGNASSTDLTSWSGRVGASLKGSYDIKGLPIEPYVRTNFWHTVNTTDTVTLGQVDKLSSSRNASSIELGLGLVARVTPSVSLYVSGDYNSASVNNDLYGLIGSLGVRMRW
- a CDS encoding PIG-L family deacetylase, with product MKSSTLFDSSLPVQIWNTARQLDNIPVISTSTLIPAGARAVVIAPHPGDEVVTCGGLLQLFATLGHPLQLISITDGSAGHPGSNLWSEKRLSVFRPQESVEALRRLGLPMHSLKWIRGGFTDNGLAERELQLTQFIARYLRPGDVVFSTWSEDGIIDHDTVGRASAKAALMVGASFNEVPVWAWHWPARDHGQIPWHRARKVRLDTWTVARKCHATHAYASQLNGEPEIGIAPKLPRVFLERMRQPYEIVFV
- the glgX gene encoding glycogen debranching protein GlgX, translating into MTTPKKTAPEPHVEASRIREGLPFPLGATWDGLGVNFAIFSANATKVELCLFDDAGEVELERIELPEYTDEIFHGYLPDAHPGLIYGYRVYGPYDPQNGHRFNHHKLLIDPYAKQLVGKLKWSEALFGYTIGHPDADLSFDERDSAPFVPKCKVIDPAHTWGHDHRVNVPWDRTIIYEAHVRGISMRHPSVPQALRGTFAGLMVDDLLEHIRKLGVSSVELMPIHAFVNDQHLLHKGMTNYWGYNSIAFFAPDPRYLASGKIAEFKEMVAHLHEANLEVILDVVYNHTAEGNEQGPTLSMRGIDNVSYYRLKPDDKRFYINDSGTGNTLDLSHPCVLQMVTDSLRYWASEMHVDGFRFDLATILGRYHDGFDERHSFLVACRQDPILRQVKLIAEPWDIGPGGYQVGHFPPGWVEWNDRFRDTVRAFWKGDDGQLADFAARMTASGEMFNQRGRRPYASMNFVTAHDGFTLNDLVSYNEKHNEANDEENQDGSNHNLSWNHGVEGPTVDPEINALRQRQLRNFFATLLLAQGTPMLVAGDEFARTQYGNNNAYCQDSEIGWVNWDLSEDGKALLKFVKRLIKLRLAYPILRRGRFLVGNYNEDIGVKDVTWLAPDGSEMSTEQWQDSHGRCLGMLLDGRAQETGIRRKGADATLLLVVNAHHDIVNFRLPEVPDGGFWTCMIDTNQPSIQGQERFDFNHQYSVTGRSLLLFELQHEEQD
- a CDS encoding DUF2934 domain-containing protein, whose product is MSTDDKRIREFAYLIWESEGKPEGQETRHWEMACKLAEAEALAPTKPARTAKPNSGKTAASKPTATKPKTKAATTAKVVTPPGDKPVAAKKPRAPRKPAG
- a CDS encoding malto-oligosyltrehalose synthase: MSEVQTLSVRATLRLQFHQGFTLDDAVPLVPYFCGLGISHVYASPLLSARAGSMHGYDVVDPSRVNPELGGEAALRRLVSALRAQDMGLILDIVSNHMAVGGADNPWWLDLLEWGRLSPYGEFFDIQWHSPDPLLEGQLLLPFLGSDYGSALQDGTLTLHFDPGRGSFHVEHHEHHFPICPTDYAELLKPDDSLDVERALQLKVLADQFTTLHYQSDAHSLARPLQQALITLASDPAILRCIEHNLSRHDSRQPEGFSRLHELLERQSYRLASWRTAADDINWRRFFDINELAGLRVERPAVFEATHAKIFELIAEGLVDGLRIDHIDGLADPRGYCRKLRRRVNALSPLRHVPIYIEKILGDGETLRRDWQVDGTTGYEFMNQLSLLQHDPQGEQVLGELWSRHTERPAAFIEEAQLARQQVLNGSLAGDFESVAQALLQVARDDLMSRDLTLGAIRRALQELIVHFPVYRTYIGPCGRSAQDQVFFQHAMNGARQTLGEADWPVLDYLALWLGGQPWRERPVGRQRKILKHACVRFQQLTSPTAAKAVEDTALYRSGVLLSRNDVGFNTERFSAPLADFHTACSQRLDEFPDTLLASATHDHKRGEDSRARLALLSERSTWYAEQVEDWRIRASALRCDPSMPSPADELLLYQTLLASWPLELHCEDAQSMTAYTERLRQWQQKALREAKLQSSWSAPNEPYEQATRAFLERLLLSPEGLPLRSAIADAAQAIACGGALNGLAQTLLRMTVPGVADLYQGNEFWDFSLVDPDNRRAVDFSVRQQALHTPVDTRQLLHTWRDGRIKQALIAHTLALRARYPQLFQRGRYQALQVVGSQAGRVLAFARELDGQRAIVLVPVRVASLLESSATPQVPALLWGDTRVKLPFTAAEEKLKGLFTTGAVTHHKELLISAALGDFPVNLFIQT
- the malQ gene encoding 4-alpha-glucanotransferase gives rise to the protein MSDAQLEILASRAGLAVDWIDANGRPQKVAPAALRAILSGLGHPAGSAQEIDASLQELQQNQQNKHLPPLMTVDVGAGLDLSRHFAPETPCEIHLEDGAILHLKLDDEAVLPGLIPIGYQEVRIAGQRFTLAVAPLQCHSVAAAVDNPIPRAWGLSVQLYSLRRLGDGGFGDLQALENLARVAGERGADALAISPLHAMFSNDTQRYSPYSPSSRLFLNSLYASPEEILGERALRLAIDATELADEFKHLEEQPLIDWPAAAKAKQQLLQALYEGFSQGDHPLHADFSSFRHDGGEALENHCRFEALQEACAALGESLDWRQWPEHWRDPRSVELTVFAEKNADRIGFYAFCQWLIARSLQRAQTVARSSGMGIGLIADLAVGADGGGSQAWSRQDELLAALTVGAPPDILNRTGQGWGISAFSPEGLIRNGFRAFIEMLRANFAHTGGLRIDHVMGLQRLWVIPLGAPPSDGAYLYYPVDDLLRLVTLESHRHQAIVLGEDLGTVPDGLRDKLIARSILGMRVLLFEQDHGAHFKPILDWPDNALATTSTHDLPTLNGWWHGRDIEWSVRLGLVDSHGEQQWREHRQREREGLRRALSQDPQNFREETHETDQVLDASVRFLGHTRAPLVLLPLEDALGIDEQANLPGTTDSHPNWRRRFADESDVLLDDTDAARRLELLACARLQAAERDQ